A single window of Vibrio alfacsensis DNA harbors:
- a CDS encoding PAS factor family protein — MKALIYDTLVSLANQEPEQHAKIRQNLYDQLNLPFDKQLALFACALGPAGSGKLDSNEVINNAVDRAIQLLETPMR, encoded by the coding sequence ATGAAAGCACTTATTTATGACACGCTTGTTAGCCTTGCTAATCAGGAACCAGAACAACATGCCAAGATTCGACAAAATTTATATGATCAACTGAATTTGCCTTTTGACAAACAGTTGGCGTTATTTGCTTGTGCTCTTGGCCCTGCGGGTTCTGGAAAGCTAGACAGCAATGAAGTGATCAATAACGCGGTAGACAGAGCCATTCAGTTGCTAGAAACACCAATGCGTTAA
- a CDS encoding DUF411 domain-containing protein, giving the protein MKLKLLTFTMLAVTSANVLAADVINHKSPYCGCCGEWTKHMEENGFTVEEKLHDDMNAIKRDLGIKNEQLYSCHTAEIDGYVFEGHIPADDIKAFLENPPKNAKGLAVPGMPMGSPGMEYGDKKDSYAVYAYNEKGQVYEYRYHKGNDQ; this is encoded by the coding sequence ATGAAGTTGAAACTATTGACCTTTACAATGCTTGCTGTCACATCGGCGAACGTATTAGCTGCTGATGTCATCAACCACAAATCGCCATACTGTGGCTGCTGTGGCGAATGGACAAAACACATGGAAGAGAACGGCTTTACTGTAGAAGAAAAGCTGCATGATGATATGAACGCGATCAAACGCGATTTAGGCATCAAGAACGAACAGCTTTACTCTTGCCACACCGCAGAAATCGATGGCTATGTATTTGAAGGTCATATTCCTGCCGACGATATTAAAGCGTTTTTGGAAAACCCACCTAAAAATGCGAAAGGCCTTGCGGTTCCAGGAATGCCAATGGGATCTCCTGGCATGGAGTATGGTGACAAAAAAGACAGCTACGCTGTTTACGCCTACAACGAGAAAGGTCAGGTTTACGAATACCGCTACCACAAAGGTAACGACCAGTAA